In the genome of Pelobacter seleniigenes DSM 18267, one region contains:
- a CDS encoding cryptochrome/photolyase family protein, translated as MPKAPVIFWFRQDLRLADNPGLTAAVRAGAVLPVYILDDENAGKWRMGAASRWWLEQALARLNDSLGGTLSCFVGAADQLLPELVRQSGAGEVFWNRCYEPWRISRDKKLKQRLTEQGIKVHSYNASLLWEPWEILKKDGTPYQVFTPYFRKGCLSVPPPKPLPPPAQAEFISGNLDALLCPRLEPLPVRPWHDKLAARWAVGEQQAGLALEDFLRDRLQGYKEGRDYLADDHVSRLSPHLHFGEISPRQVWQGALRAGLEAGCEADLDHFLSELAWREFSHYLLYYFPQLPEHCFNAKFEDFPWQRDAMAFDAWKWGETGYPLVDAGMRELWETGTMHNRARMITASFLVKNQLVDWRMGQEWFWDCLVDADLASNSFGWQWVAGSGADAVPYFRIFNPVTQGKKFDPDGRYVRRYIPELRRLPDRYLHAPWEASTEVLAEAGVRLGRDYPQPVVNLQTSREKALAAFHSLKRS; from the coding sequence ATGCCCAAAGCTCCGGTGATCTTCTGGTTCAGACAGGATCTGCGGCTGGCCGATAACCCTGGCCTGACGGCGGCGGTGCGGGCTGGGGCTGTGCTGCCGGTTTATATTCTGGATGACGAGAATGCCGGCAAGTGGCGGATGGGGGCTGCCAGCCGTTGGTGGTTGGAGCAGGCTTTGGCGCGGCTGAACGACAGCTTGGGGGGCACACTGAGCTGCTTTGTTGGAGCTGCGGATCAGCTGCTGCCCGAGTTGGTCAGGCAGAGTGGAGCTGGAGAGGTGTTCTGGAATCGCTGTTACGAACCTTGGCGGATTTCCCGCGACAAGAAGCTCAAACAGCGACTGACCGAGCAGGGGATCAAGGTTCACAGTTATAACGCCTCGTTACTCTGGGAACCCTGGGAGATCCTGAAAAAAGACGGCACCCCGTACCAGGTGTTCACCCCTTATTTTCGCAAAGGCTGTCTGTCCGTCCCCCCGCCCAAGCCGCTGCCTCCTCCGGCGCAGGCCGAATTTATCAGTGGCAACCTGGATGCGTTGCTGTGTCCCCGCCTGGAGCCGCTGCCGGTCCGGCCCTGGCATGATAAACTGGCGGCGCGCTGGGCGGTTGGCGAGCAGCAAGCCGGGCTGGCTTTGGAGGATTTTCTTCGCGATCGTTTGCAGGGCTATAAGGAAGGGCGGGACTATCTGGCGGATGACCATGTCTCGCGGTTATCGCCGCACCTGCATTTTGGCGAAATCTCCCCGCGCCAGGTCTGGCAGGGAGCCTTGCGGGCCGGTCTTGAGGCGGGTTGCGAGGCGGATCTGGATCATTTCCTCAGTGAACTCGCCTGGCGCGAATTTTCCCATTACCTGCTCTATTATTTTCCGCAGCTGCCCGAGCACTGTTTCAACGCAAAGTTCGAAGATTTTCCCTGGCAGCGGGATGCGATGGCCTTTGATGCCTGGAAATGGGGGGAGACCGGTTATCCCCTGGTTGATGCCGGCATGCGTGAGTTGTGGGAGACCGGCACCATGCATAACCGGGCGCGGATGATCACCGCCTCGTTTTTGGTGAAGAACCAGCTGGTCGACTGGCGGATGGGGCAGGAATGGTTCTGGGACTGCTTGGTCGATGCGGATCTGGCCAGCAACAGTTTCGGCTGGCAATGGGTGGCGGGCAGCGGGGCGGATGCCGTGCCTTATTTCCGCATCTTCAACCCGGTCACCCAGGGTAAAAAGTTCGATCCCGACGGTCGCTACGTCAGGCGCTATATCCCCGAACTCAGGCGGTTGCCGGATCGTTATCTGCACGCCCCCTGGGAAGCCTCGACCGAGGTGCTGGCCGAAGCCGGAGTCCGCCTTGGGCGGGATTATCCGCAACCGGTGGTCAATCTGCAAACCTCCCGCGAAAAAGCCCTGGCCGCTTTTCATTCCCTGAAGAGGTCTTGA
- a CDS encoding MarR family winged helix-turn-helix transcriptional regulator produces MKYQFLTEAQRSALNVYVKLMRATNRATREIHRHLQEDNLTHSQFAVLEALFHLGPLSQGELCQRILKSNANLTTVVDGLEKKALVKRDRSPHDRRLVTVSLTAAGEELIARVFPRHAEAVERQFAVLSDKEQSELASLLKKLGRGE; encoded by the coding sequence ATGAAATACCAGTTCCTCACCGAAGCGCAACGCAGTGCTCTGAATGTTTACGTGAAATTGATGCGGGCCACCAACCGGGCGACCCGGGAGATCCATCGCCATCTGCAGGAGGACAATCTGACCCACAGCCAGTTTGCCGTGTTGGAGGCCCTGTTCCACCTCGGCCCGTTGTCCCAGGGGGAGCTTTGTCAGAGGATTCTCAAGAGCAATGCCAACCTCACCACGGTGGTCGATGGTCTGGAAAAAAAGGCCCTGGTCAAGCGCGATCGTTCCCCCCATGACCGGCGCCTGGTCACGGTCAGCCTGACCGCTGCGGGGGAGGAGCTGATCGCCAGGGTGTTTCCCCGGCATGCCGAAGCCGTGGAGCGTCAGTTTGCGGTGTTGTCGGATAAAGAACAGTCGGAACTGGCCAGCTTGTTGAAGAAACTCGGTCGCGGAGAGTAA
- a CDS encoding cupin domain-containing protein has translation MHPRAAQLIAKLDLQPHPEGGFFKEVYRSQHQVHSSGVNAVRSAFTDIYFLLIAGQVSLWHRVMHDELWNFYEGAPLRLLQLAGDFSRLHDYRLDPEGGHYKQLISAGNWQAAESAGDYSLVGCTVAPGFDFADFRLLKDLPEVAARVYHDYPDLGRFVQSGPEPR, from the coding sequence ATGCATCCACGTGCTGCCCAACTTATCGCCAAACTCGATCTCCAGCCGCACCCGGAAGGGGGCTTTTTCAAAGAGGTCTATCGTTCGCAACACCAGGTCCATTCCAGCGGGGTCAACGCGGTCCGCTCGGCATTCACCGATATCTATTTTCTCCTCATCGCAGGTCAGGTCAGCCTTTGGCACCGGGTCATGCATGATGAACTGTGGAATTTTTATGAAGGTGCACCCTTGCGCCTGCTCCAACTGGCCGGCGATTTTTCCCGGTTGCATGACTATCGGCTCGATCCCGAGGGCGGCCATTACAAGCAGCTGATCAGCGCCGGCAACTGGCAGGCCGCCGAATCGGCAGGGGATTACAGCCTGGTCGGCTGCACGGTGGCGCCAGGGTTCGATTTCGCCGATTTTCGGCTCCTCAAGGATCTGCCGGAGGTGGCGGCGCGGGTCTATCATGACTATCCCGACCTGGGCCGCTTTGTGCAAAGTGGGCCGGAGCCGCGTTGA
- a CDS encoding SPASM domain-containing protein — protein sequence MSITDPQLICTHPFSWFEIHRHGDVFLCCPAWLKRPIGNLLQTPVADIWNSPVAQEIRKTIHNRSFHNCSKVRCPFLADSLSPVQPLVAVTEQRIKRALETRAAHLDFPPTRLNLCFDHSCNLACPSCRPARQVATGSARDKARRISEIICAELLPRAEEVTMSGYGDPFASPAYLAILRQLNASSGEIPQLRLHSNGQLWTRQRWEQLPRLHDRVKEAEISVDAASAATYAVNRPGGSFEILLNNLAYLAEQPFPLTLSMVLQQNNFQEIPLLIELATRLKARVYLSRLVNWGTFAKAEFTRRAVHLPTHPEHQQLVTLLREYRHRPQINLGNLLPLL from the coding sequence GTGAGCATAACAGACCCGCAGTTGATCTGCACCCACCCTTTCAGCTGGTTTGAAATCCACCGGCACGGCGATGTCTTCCTTTGTTGTCCGGCCTGGCTGAAACGCCCCATCGGCAACCTGTTGCAAACGCCCGTGGCCGACATCTGGAACAGCCCGGTGGCACAGGAGATCCGCAAAACCATCCATAACCGCAGCTTTCACAACTGCAGCAAGGTCCGCTGCCCGTTCCTGGCAGACTCCTTAAGTCCGGTCCAGCCCCTTGTCGCGGTCACCGAGCAAAGGATCAAACGCGCACTGGAAACGCGGGCCGCACACCTCGATTTTCCGCCGACCCGGCTCAATCTCTGTTTCGATCACAGCTGCAACCTGGCCTGCCCGAGCTGCCGCCCCGCCAGACAGGTCGCCACCGGGAGCGCCCGCGACAAAGCGCGGCGGATCAGTGAAATCATTTGCGCCGAGCTGCTTCCCCGGGCCGAGGAAGTGACCATGAGCGGTTATGGCGACCCCTTTGCCAGCCCGGCCTACCTGGCGATCCTCCGCCAGCTCAATGCCAGCAGCGGGGAGATCCCCCAGCTCCGCCTGCACAGCAACGGCCAGCTTTGGACCCGCCAGCGCTGGGAGCAGCTGCCCCGTTTGCATGATCGGGTCAAGGAAGCGGAGATCTCCGTCGACGCCGCCAGCGCTGCGACCTATGCCGTCAACCGGCCGGGCGGTTCCTTTGAGATTTTGCTCAACAACCTCGCCTACCTGGCCGAGCAGCCCTTCCCCCTGACCTTGAGCATGGTGCTGCAGCAGAACAATTTCCAGGAGATCCCCCTGCTGATCGAACTGGCCACCCGCCTCAAAGCCCGCGTCTACCTGAGCCGCCTGGTCAACTGGGGGACCTTTGCCAAAGCAGAGTTCACCCGTCGGGCCGTTCACCTGCCGACCCATCCCGAACATCAGCAACTCGTCACCCTGCTGCGGGAGTACCGGCACCGGCCGCAAATCAATCTTGGCAACCTGCTCCCGCTGCTCTAA
- a CDS encoding pirin family protein has protein sequence MTQILHKAASRGLADHGWLLSRHTFSFANYHDPERMGFGLLRVINDDIVQPGVGFDAHPHQNMEIISIPLVGALRHQDSMGNKHVIMAGDVQVMSAGAGLVHSEYNASSSEEVNFLQIWIKPKEQDIPPRYGQQRFERSERRNRFQTLVSPEKEAAAIWINQDAWLSMASLEAGASLHYSPHQQGTGQYFFVISGQLTIAGQALEPRDGFGLVADGDVPIHAAGAAEVLCIEVAMK, from the coding sequence ATGACTCAGATATTACATAAAGCCGCTTCGCGCGGTCTGGCCGACCACGGCTGGTTGCTCAGCAGACATACCTTCAGTTTTGCCAATTACCACGACCCGGAGCGGATGGGCTTCGGCCTGTTACGGGTCATCAACGACGACATCGTACAACCGGGCGTGGGGTTCGATGCCCACCCCCATCAGAACATGGAGATCATTTCCATCCCCCTGGTCGGGGCCTTGCGCCATCAGGACAGCATGGGCAACAAGCATGTCATCATGGCCGGCGACGTCCAGGTGATGTCGGCGGGAGCGGGCCTGGTTCACTCGGAATATAACGCGTCCTCCAGCGAGGAGGTCAACTTTCTGCAGATCTGGATCAAGCCCAAAGAGCAAGATATCCCCCCCCGCTATGGACAGCAGCGTTTTGAGCGGAGCGAGCGCCGCAACCGCTTTCAGACCCTGGTGTCCCCGGAGAAAGAAGCGGCTGCCATCTGGATCAATCAGGACGCCTGGTTATCCATGGCCAGTCTGGAAGCCGGTGCTTCGCTGCACTATTCTCCCCATCAGCAGGGGACGGGGCAGTACTTTTTTGTGATCAGCGGTCAGCTGACCATCGCCGGACAAGCCCTTGAACCACGGGACGGGTTCGGCCTGGTTGCTGACGGGGATGTCCCAATCCATGCCGCCGGCGCAGCCGAAGTGCTGTGCATTGAAGTGGCCATGAAATAA
- a CDS encoding deoxyribodipyrimidine photo-lyase: protein MPKAPVIFWFRQDLRLADNPGLTAAETVLSFFS from the coding sequence ATGCCTAAAGCCCCGGTGATCTTCTGGTTCAGACAGGATCTGCGGCTGGCCGATAACCCCGGCTTGACGGCGGCTGAGACCGTGCTGTCGTTCTTTTCTTGA
- a CDS encoding NADPH-dependent FMN reductase has protein sequence MKSLKILGICGSLRRQSTNMGLLRYAQQHAPAGVEIKIAELAEVPFYNADYQEKPQAVQTLLADFEQADALLFACPEYNYSLAPALKNALDWASREPDNHLLSGKPAAIMGSGGGMKSGRAQYHLRQVCVFLNLHPLNRPEIFCSAFGNSFDPDGNLIDEKAQELIVQQLAALQDWTQRLRP, from the coding sequence ATGAAAAGCCTGAAAATTCTCGGTATCTGCGGCAGTCTGCGACGTCAGTCAACCAATATGGGATTGTTGCGCTACGCTCAACAGCATGCCCCGGCCGGGGTGGAGATCAAAATCGCCGAGCTGGCCGAGGTGCCGTTTTACAATGCCGATTATCAGGAAAAGCCCCAGGCGGTCCAGACGCTGCTGGCCGATTTCGAACAGGCCGACGCCCTGCTGTTCGCCTGCCCGGAATACAATTATTCCCTGGCCCCGGCGCTGAAGAACGCCCTGGACTGGGCCTCGCGCGAGCCGGACAATCACCTGCTGAGCGGCAAGCCGGCGGCGATCATGGGCTCCGGCGGCGGCATGAAATCTGGGCGGGCTCAGTATCATTTGCGGCAGGTGTGTGTGTTTCTTAATCTGCATCCGTTGAACAGACCGGAGATCTTCTGCAGCGCCTTCGGTAACAGCTTTGATCCTGATGGCAATCTGATCGATGAGAAAGCCCAGGAACTGATCGTGCAGCAGCTGGCAGCATTGCAGGACTGGACGCAACGGTTGCGTCCTTGA
- a CDS encoding hydrolase, with product MANILAHTDGGLLTADNCAVVFIDHQPQMTFGVANIDRQLLLNNVVMLAKGAKEYKVPVILTAVETESFSGYVWPELMDVFPGQQPVERSSMNSWDDEKFRAAVKATGKKNIVIAGLWTEVCVAWPTLNMLAEGYNVYIVEDACGATSAIAHDAAMRRTVQAGAVPMTSVATVLEFQRDWANKEHYDAVLNIFRKHGGAYGDGIDYAYTMVHKAPQAAKNPHHVK from the coding sequence ATGGCAAATATTCTTGCACATACTGATGGCGGACTATTGACAGCGGATAACTGCGCGGTCGTCTTTATCGATCATCAGCCACAAATGACTTTCGGAGTGGCGAATATCGACCGGCAGTTGCTGCTCAATAATGTGGTGATGCTGGCCAAGGGGGCCAAGGAATATAAGGTCCCGGTCATTCTCACCGCAGTTGAAACCGAATCTTTCAGTGGGTACGTCTGGCCGGAGCTGATGGACGTTTTCCCCGGCCAGCAGCCGGTGGAACGCAGCAGCATGAATTCCTGGGACGATGAGAAGTTTCGTGCCGCGGTCAAGGCGACTGGGAAAAAAAATATCGTTATTGCCGGCCTCTGGACCGAAGTCTGTGTTGCCTGGCCGACTCTGAATATGCTGGCGGAAGGCTATAATGTTTATATCGTCGAGGACGCCTGCGGAGCGACTTCCGCCATTGCCCACGACGCAGCAATGCGGCGGACGGTGCAAGCCGGGGCGGTGCCGATGACCAGCGTCGCGACGGTGCTTGAGTTCCAACGCGACTGGGCCAACAAGGAGCACTACGATGCGGTCCTGAATATCTTCCGCAAGCATGGCGGCGCTTACGGTGATGGCATCGATTATGCCTATACCATGGTCCATAAAGCCCCACAGGCGGCCAAGAATCCGCACCACGTCAAATAG
- a CDS encoding PQQ-dependent sugar dehydrogenase, with protein sequence MRFRTACSLLGCLLGAALIISLLGGFSASPGPEPGLIHTEKHDLRSVPLARGLEHPWGMAFLPEGGILISERPGRLRIFQNNQLSQPIAGLPEIARQGQGGLLDVALHPQFSSNRLVYFSFAEPGSGGFGTAVGRARLDGQQLNDLEIIFRMEPKSTTGRHFGSRLVFDQQGYLYITLGDRGDQQRAQQPDDHAGSVIRLHADGRIPADNPFVDRPGWKGEKYDLGHRNMQGAALHPQTGELWTHEHGPQGGDEINIIRPGSNYGWPVITYGVNYGIGTKIGEGTHKPGLVQPIHYWVPSIAPSGMTFYQGDKFPHWQGNLLVGALKDQLLVRLELDGDKVVAEERFLQNKLGRIRDVREGPDGYIYLLTDEADGGLYRLEPAS encoded by the coding sequence ATGAGGTTCAGAACCGCATGCTCCCTGCTCGGCTGCCTGTTGGGTGCCGCGCTCATTATCAGCCTGCTCGGCGGGTTCAGTGCCAGCCCCGGCCCGGAACCTGGCCTGATCCACACGGAAAAACATGATCTGCGCAGCGTGCCCCTGGCCCGCGGCCTGGAACATCCCTGGGGCATGGCCTTTCTGCCGGAAGGCGGCATCCTGATCAGCGAACGCCCCGGCCGCTTGCGCATCTTCCAAAACAATCAGCTGTCCCAGCCCATTGCGGGCCTGCCGGAAATCGCCCGCCAGGGGCAAGGCGGGCTCCTTGATGTCGCCCTGCATCCTCAGTTCAGCAGCAATCGGCTGGTCTATTTTTCCTTTGCCGAACCCGGTTCCGGCGGGTTCGGTACAGCGGTCGGCCGCGCCCGGCTGGACGGCCAGCAACTGAACGATCTTGAAATTATTTTCCGCATGGAACCCAAATCAACAACCGGCCGCCATTTCGGCTCGCGGCTGGTCTTTGACCAGCAGGGTTATCTCTATATCACCCTTGGCGATCGCGGTGACCAACAGCGGGCTCAGCAACCGGACGACCATGCCGGTTCGGTCATCCGCCTGCACGCGGACGGACGAATCCCGGCGGACAATCCTTTTGTCGACCGGCCGGGCTGGAAAGGGGAAAAGTACGACCTGGGCCATCGCAACATGCAGGGCGCGGCCCTCCATCCGCAAACCGGCGAGCTGTGGACCCATGAGCATGGCCCGCAGGGTGGGGATGAAATCAACATCATCCGACCCGGCAGCAACTACGGCTGGCCGGTGATCACCTATGGCGTCAATTACGGGATCGGCACCAAAATCGGCGAAGGCACCCACAAACCCGGGCTGGTCCAGCCGATCCACTACTGGGTGCCGTCCATTGCCCCGTCCGGAATGACTTTTTATCAAGGCGACAAATTCCCCCACTGGCAGGGCAATCTGCTGGTCGGCGCGCTCAAGGATCAGCTGCTGGTCCGGCTGGAGCTGGACGGGGACAAGGTGGTTGCCGAAGAACGGTTCCTGCAGAATAAGCTGGGGCGGATTCGCGATGTCAGGGAAGGTCCGGACGGCTACATCTACCTGCTGACCGATGAAGCAGACGGCGGCCTCTACCGGCTCGAACCCGCGTCCTGA